From Rutidosis leptorrhynchoides isolate AG116_Rl617_1_P2 chromosome 3, CSIRO_AGI_Rlap_v1, whole genome shotgun sequence, a single genomic window includes:
- the LOC139896772 gene encoding membrane-bound transcription factor site-2 protease homolog: MAEGHIQLQPGRRPTRRSTPPHTILPLRRISSSSSSSHLSNSISCWYCDFKTSVFNQPLFHFGQNYSRWLRIWFSIGMGFSLTTLISVTIVIMLELARVLNLYNGIPWLNNILNGSIFGFYSPVLKYSISVTDIGYICISTIISVAIHELGHALAATSEGIQIEYTAVFLAVLFPGALVAFNHELLEMKPRVATLRIYCAGIWHNAALCVVCALTLFMLPFILYPLYSHGEGLMVLDVSAESPLYNYLYPGDLITKLDGKHISTSNEWMETLHLLDKQIFQMTNYYISNKGYCVPNLMIAESRNAEIVDDQFKCPNELTLFTTISCMDLSRTNDSSNGSNQLTRENVYCFPAKGVLGEKKCGDGWDNTVNNYTNCLCTDEDESCMTPIHTPDVSWVEISFSRRCSSYNSSGSEENRCGGTFVFMGDMMLMAHSIRLTEYKPRLLFGLGYVPVVVEKLLINTFHVSLMLALLNSLPVYYLDGESILEVALCCFGSMTPRIREAVLRSSLLVGTIVCVLLNLRILLLVTT; encoded by the exons ATGGCGGAGGGCCATATTCAGCTGCAGCCAGGAAGAAGACCAACGAGGAGATCAACACCTCCTCACACCATTCTCCCCCTCCGCCGtatctcctcctcctcctcctcctctcaCCTCTCCAACTCCATTTCCTGCTG GTACTGTGACTTCAAAACTTCAGTCTTCAACCAACCGCTCTTTCATTTCGGACAAAATTATTCCAG GTGGCTGAGAATATGGTTTTCTATTGGGATGGGTTTCAGCCTCACCACTTTAATTAGCGTTACCATC GTTATCATGTTGGAGTTAGCTAGAGTTTTGAATCTGTACAATGGGATCCCATGGCTTAACAATATTCTAAATGGATCTATCTTTGGATTCTATTCCCCG GTTCTCAAATATAGCATATCAGTTACTGATAttggatatatatgtatatctactaTCATATCTGTAGCCATACATGAACTAGGACATGCCCTTGCTGCCACAAG TGAGGGCATTCAAATTGAGTACACTGCCGTGTTTTTGGCAGTTCTATTTCCAGGTGCTCTGGTGGCTTTTAATCACGAGTTACTGGAAATGAAACCTCGAGTAGCTACACTTAGAATATACTGTGCTGGTATATGGCATAATGCAGCA CTGTGTGTAGTTTGTGCGTTGACGTTGTTCATGCTACCGTTCATCTTATATCCACTTTATTCTCATGGTGAAGGTCTCATG GTTTTGGATGTTTCTGCCGAATCACCTTTGTATAATTACTTATATCCCGGTGACTTAATTACAAAATTAGATGGCAAGCACATTAGCACTTCCAATGAGTGGATGGAGACTCTGCATTTGTTAGACAAACAAATATTTCAAATGACAAATTATTACATCAGCAATAAAGGGTACTGTGTCCCGAATTTAATGATTGCTGAAAGCAGGAACGCTGAAATTGTGGACGACCAATTTAAATGTCCAAACGAGCTTACTTTATTTACTACTATTTCCTGTATGGACTTAAGTAGAACAAACGATAGTAGCAATGGATCTAATCAGCTAACAAGAGAAAATGTCTACTGTTTCCCAGCAAAAGGTGTATTGGGGGAGAAAAAATGTGGTGATGGATGggataatactgttaataattatACCAACTGTTTATGCACTGATGAG GATGAGTCGTGCATGACTCCAATCCATACGCCAGATGTATCATGGGTTGAAATTTCGTTTTCAAGACGTTGCTCGAGTTATAATAGTTCTGGCTCTGAGGAAAATAGGTGTGGTGGGACTTTTGTTTTTATGGGTGACATGATGTTGATGGCGCATTCGATTAGGTTAACAGAATATAAACCTCGGTTGTTGTTTGGTCTTGGGTATGTTCCAGTTGTAGTGgagaagttattgattaacacttttcatgtctcgttGATGTTGGCTCTTCTCAATAGTTTGCCG GTGTATTATCTTGATGGGGAATCCATCTTAGAGGTGGCTCTATGCTGTTTTGGTTCAATGACACCAAGGATTAGAGAAGCAGTTCTTCGATCATCTTTACTAGTAGGAACCATTGTCTGCGTTCTGTTGAATCTGAGGATCTTATTGCTTGTTACTACGTAA
- the LOC139896773 gene encoding mitochondrial import inner membrane translocase subunit TIM22-4-like, translated as MSEQQDSSNNATPTTTANPDSNPANANEAEKIIKPIQMPTIEEVRGQDIWNNCAVRSVASGIMGGGLGIAMGLFLGALDNPITDDKMSGRQQFIHTAKQMGSRSWNSCKAFAVMGFVFSAAECVVEKARAKHDMTNTIVAGCVTGGTMSARAGPKAACMGCIGFATFSAVIEKFLERHE; from the exons ATGAGCGAACAACAAGATTCATCGAATAATGCTACCCCTACCACTACCGCTAACCCTGATTCTAATCCTGCAAACGCTAATGAAGCAGAAAAAATAATAAAGCCAATACAGATGCCTACAATTGAAGAAGTTAGAGGTCAAGATATTTGGAATAATTGCGCTGTTCGTAGTGTTGCTAGTGGAATCATGG GAGGTGGGCTTGGGATAGCAATGGGGTTGTTTCTTGGTGCGTTAGATAATCCGATAACAGATGATAAGATGAGCGGTAGGCAGCAGTTTATTCATACTGCAAAGCAAATGGGATCAAGGAGCTGGAATTCATGTAAGGCATTTGCTGTAATGGGTTTCGTTTTCTCCGCTGCTGAATGTGTAGTTGAAAAG GCTCGAGCGAAACATGACATGACAAACACAATTGTAGCAGGGTGTGTGACTGGGGGTACAATGTCCGCAAGAG CTGGTCCGAAGGCAGCTTGTATGGGATGTATCGGGTTTGCTACTTTTTCTGCAGTGATAGAGAAGTTTTTGGAGAGACACGAATGA